The Phaenicophaeus curvirostris isolate KB17595 chromosome 27, BPBGC_Pcur_1.0, whole genome shotgun sequence DNA window tgccccgaTCAGgggtggcttccccatccctggaggtgttcaaggccagtttggatggatttaggagcccctgatccagtgggaggtgtccctgcccatggcagggtgtgagactgggtgggctttgaggtctttccccacccaaacaattctatgattctatgatgagctCAGGATGGCAAATCACTGCGCAGTAAAACACGCAGCACAAACTCTGCATTCTCTTGGCTACTCATTTTTTATCTGTTGTATCCTTATTGCTTAATGAAGCAGATAAGGAAACTCTGGGATGAAAGACGCTTCATAAATTTTTGCTATTACATTAATCTCATCTCCGCAAGGGTGGAAACAATTGTGTAACATTAGTTATCCAGGCAGGCTCCAGATTTCCAGATGCAATTAATAGATGGCTACACTGCCTCGAAGCAATATCTATTTAATAACCGATACGCTCGgagctgccctggtgcaacGCTGCATCAAATTGCATCGTCATGGTAACGTCCCCCCAAAACACAATAAAGTATTTAAAGAACAGCAAACGGCACTACCGACGTCATCAAACAGGGTCTGGCGTAAAGTAGTGTGATTTAGTGCCAAGTCCATTAAATATGGATTTAAACCATGAAACGTGGTGGGAAAGGTGCAAGGAACATGCTGCTGTGAGAGCATCAGGTCTTGTTCCTGAGGAGCTGGGCAGCCCTAAGCCTGCAAAACATAATGGTGGTTTTGTTGGACGCGGTGCTTCCATCCGTGAGAGCAACTGCAGATCATTTCACTTTGAGGAGCAGGTAGCGTTAAGTCCTCCCAACCCAACAGCTTCTGCAGGAAAACAGCCCCATTCTCAGTGCCATCCCCGGACACTGCCTGCGCCGGGAACAAAACCATTGAACCACgggatggtttgggctggaaggaacctcaaagcccatccagttccgcccctgccatgggcagggacatttcccactggatcaggggctccaagccccatccaacctggccttgaacaccttcagggatggggaagccactGCTTCTTTGGGCCAGGACCtctccaccctcattgtgaagaatttcttccaaagatctcatctcaatctttcAATCTCAATCTTTCAATCTCAATCTCTTTCAGCCcaaaaccatcccccctcatcctatccctgccctccctgatcaagagtccctccccagctttcctggagcccctttccatgcTGGAAGCAGCTCTAACATCTCAGTGGaaccttctctctcttctccaggctgaacaaccccaactctctcagcctgtcctctaaAGCAGCCACCAAACACTTcgctctgctccctccctctccccagttTGGTTTTGCATCAATcagtttatggttggactcgatgatccagtgggtcctttccaacctagtgactctatGAAATGTTCTTGTCAAGGacgggggaaagaaaaagaatataagaaaatgaagcagttaTTTAAATGTTAGGACAATTTTTTAGCTTAGCAATACGATTATTATATACTCGTACAcaattttaatatgaaataatgACCTCATTATTTTCAGGATGTTTGTCCATTTCTATCTCCAGCATTTTTATGGTCTGTAGTACCAGGCAGCCCAGACCctttttatcacatttttctcttcctcatcaGAGCCCCTGTctgggagaaatatttttattcccatttttacTCCTGAACCCAGAGCACCCCAAGGGTCACCTGGGACTGACATATTGGGAATCGCTGCCCAAAAATAGGATTTGGGGCCAGTTTTCCATAAAGTGCTGCTAGCTTGGTCCCTCCTGCCTCCTTGAGCGCATCCTTGGTTGCCAATGTGGTGGGATGAACTTTACTGTCTCCTTTTCACCACAAGACAGCGTTGCAGACAAAAGGATGGTGGTTGGAAAGGTCTCTGGGTGACGCCGTTGGGGTTTAGTTCATCGTTACTGTGATTATTTGGATGTTTTATCAACCACGAGGGCTTCAGCAGCTGCAAAGTGCTTTGAACTGGTGAGGAATGTCCTCCGAAATGCACTGGCAGCAACAAGGTCAGAGATGGAAAAGCATCTCTGGCTGGTTGCAATCAAGCCTCAGATGTTTCTCCAGGCAAGTATTTCAACAGCAACTGCCCAACTTTTTTGGAAATCAGTCCTTTCTGCATGCTTGAGGTGAATGGTCAGGTTGAGCATCAGCAGAACTCGGATGTGTTGACTTCTTGCTGCTTGGGAACATAAACGCAGGGGAACCTCCTCTGAACCCCGTGATAAAGCCCACCCAAacctgataggaatggttggactcgatgatctgatgggtcttttccaaccggtgattctatgattctatgattcaaaccTCATCCAGCCCAGCAAAACCACTAATGAGGGGCTCAGGTATTTgaaggatgaggaagaggaaggatgCAAGTGCTTGCAGGGTCCTGGGAAGCCAATCACAAGATGTTaaggaagaaatgagaaacGTGGATGCAGAAATGAGAAGACCTTGATGCATCACCTGCCACCACACAAGGCAGCACCAACACCCATCGCCTCAGCTCTTTCCAGTACCAAACAGAGTTTTGAGGGATAATTATTAGGTGGATTTTCAGCTGCACAAAGCTGATAACGTTAGGTTCCCTGGCGCAGAGGAAGAGCTGATGGTGGCACCTCCTGAGTATTTATGTATTAATCCCTACGTTTTAGCCCCTGCGAGTGGCCACTTAAAAATGCAGCCCAGGGAATATTTgccatctgggaaaaaaataaaagaataaactgTCAATCCTCTGAAAGAAGGAGGCAtagagagagaaatagaggaGGCTGCAAATGCCTTCGGCAAGAGCACATGTAAAGTGAAGCAAtgtttctcctcttccagaAGCTGGCGAGGAGCCGGGGGAGGAGGTATGAAATCAAAAATTGTGACAACCTCATTTAATCCCTCCAGTGCTGCcggctgctgccagctctgcaaaGCCACATTTGTAGAGGGataaagttgtggctgctccatccctggaggtgctcaaggccaagctggatggggctttgagaaacctgatccagagggaggtgtccctgtccatggcaggacgtggaactggatgggctttgaggtcccttctgacccaaaccattgcaTGATCTCCTTCCTGGAGATATCCAATGGAAACATCCCAGTTTTGATCAGAGCCACTTGTTCatgaaagaaataaggaaagattTGGAAGGGCTCTTTGTGTCatggaagtggtggctgccccatccctggaggtgtcacaggccaggttggatgggtcttggcgcaacctgatcctgtgggaggtgtccctgctcatatCAGGgagtgggttggaactggatgggttttaagctctcttccaacacaaaccattctatgattttatagattttaaatgcttcatCACCCCTAGAGCTTTCCTCATGTACAACAGCTGATGTAAGGGGGAAAGACCCCAGGAGCTGGGCAGATACAGGTGGTAtctcagatcatagaatcatagaatggtttcagttggaagggaccttaattccaaccccctgctatgggcagggacacctcccactggatcagcctGCTctaggcccatccaacctggccttgaacacctccagggatgaggcatcatTCCTGGATCACCCATCAGGCACCAGTCCAGCACGCTCTATCTTCACTTCTCCTATAACTCTGCATTCTATAATAGAGATGGGATTTTGCACGAGTCCAAAatccccagcagcagggctggctttGTCTTTGCAGAAACAGTTGTTTGCCGGTTGTGTTAGTGAAGCTGTTTTTCAGGTAAGAGTCAAGGAGTGTCTCAAGCGGATTCAGATCTCGAGGGTGAGGTGCTGGAAGAGAATCAGAGTATTCTGCAGGAAATCCTCCAAAAAGGgattattcatagaatcatggaatgatttgggttggaagggacctcaaagcccctccagttccaccccctgccatgggaagggacacctcccactggaccaggctgctcaaagccccatccaacctggccttgaacccctccttTTTGCATTGTGTACAGCAAGGGGCTGTCAGGACACATTTAGGACGTGTCAAAAGATGCAAGGGAGACCTAAAACAGCCCCAAACGTTGCAACATTGGGGGTTTCCAGCCttgatttctccttttcctaCCCCACAGGTACATGGCCATCATCCACCCACTGCAACCTCGGCTCTCAGCTACTGCCACCAAGGTGGTCATCGGCATCATCTGGCTCCTGGCTTTCCTGCTGGCATTCCCCCAGGGTTACTACTCAGTGATGGAGGAGCTGCCCGGCCGGCTGGTGTGTCTGGTGGAGTGGCCAGTGCACAGCACCAACGTGTATGGAAAAACGTGAGTTGAACTTTTCCGGCAGGGGGGACAAGTCACCATGTAGCGAATAACACAACAGATGTGTAAGATGAAGGATGGGAATGGCTCAGAGCTCCTTGGGATGGGGAAAGcaccgggtcctgcacctgagtcaCAACAAACCTGTGCTGCCGGCTTGGAGAGGAGCAgctagagaatcatagaataatagaatcaccaggctggaaaagacccactggatcatcgagtccaaccactgctatcagtcactaacccatgtccctcagcacctcatccacccgtcccttaaacccctccagggaaggtgactcaaccccctccctgggcagcctctgacagggaccaatcaccctttccatgaaaacttttttcctaatgtccagcctgaccctcccctggtggagcttgaggccattccctctcatcctgtcccctgtcccttgggagaagagcccagctccctcctctccacaacctcctttcagggagttgcagagagcaatgaggtctcccctcagcctcctcttctccagcctaaacacccccagctctctcagctgctcctcagctgaaggaggagaaggacctgacaGTGTTGATTGACAgttggctgaacatgagccagcagtggcccagggggccaagaaggccaatggcatcttggcttggatcgggaatagtgtggccagcaggagcagggaagtgattcttcccctgtactcagcactgctgaggctgCCCCTCAAaccctggggtcagttctggcccctcactccaagaaggacattgaggggttggagagcatccagagaagggaacggaactggggaaggagctggagaacaagggttatgaggagtggctgagggacctgggggtgttcatcctggagaagatgaggctgaggggagacctgcacctcctggaaaggaggttgtggtgaggtgggtgttgttctcttctcccaagtaactaatgacaggaccagaggaaataagtgcaccaggggagatttagattggatatcaggaaagatttctttacttAAAGAGTGGTGACGCACTGGACCGGGCTGCCCAGgccagtggtggagtctccatcgctggaggggttcaaaagaCCTGTAGCTGTGGTTCTTCGGGAAATGGTTTATTAgtcacggtggtgttgggctgacagttggattgggtgagcttagaggtcttttccaaccttaatgattctgtgaaataggGTTTTACTGGGAGTTTCTTGGCCAggcagtaacagaaaaaaatatggtttGGGACTTGCCAACTCTAAATGCCCCAAAATTCACTCAACTGCTTAAAAACCAAGCCACAAAAAGAGGCtctggagcagcagctcaggCTGGGAGGCAAATGCTGGTCTAGGAGGGCACAGCTGGAATCTCTTTCCTTCCCATTAAGGTGCCAGATAATTAAATCTGGCATTTCCAATGGGTCTGGGCAACCCTGCTGGTCTGGCAGCACAGCAATCCTCCATGGTTTGCTCTTTGAAGTCTGCAAGTCATGTGGTGAGTTAAATGTCATGagttaaggggaaaaaagaggtaTTTGTGATCTCCAGTCCCGTGGAGCAATGAATTACGGCTGTGAAATTGTGCTGGAGCCAAAGCAGGGGACACACACGCAAGGAGAGGTGCTTAAAGCCAACCAGAGCCTGGTGAAGGTCTCTTTGCAAAACAAATGAGATGAGTTTGGCCGTCAGCAGTGAGCAGCAGGTTGCAGAAAGctcccacctggagtcctgtgtccagttctggaatctccaacataagaagggcATGGAtgtgttggaatgggtccagaggaggctacggagatgatctgagggctggagcacctcccgtgtgaggacaggctgagagaggtggggttgttcagcctggagaagagaaggctctgtggagaccttagagcagcttccagcactgaaaggggctccaggaaagctggggagggacttttttacaagggcctatggcaataggacgaggggaaatggctttcagttggaagggggaagatttagattagatgttaggaagaaattcttcgcaatgagggtggggaggccctggcgcaggttgcccagagcagtggtggctgccccatccctggaggggttcaagggcaggttggatgcagcttggagcccctggtccagtgggaggtgtccctgcccatggcaggggtgggactggatgggctctgaggtcccttcagcccaaaccattccatgattctatgatttattatGTTGTTATTTATTCACACTGCAAGGCAGGAATGGCAAGAATTGGCTGGGGTCGGCCCACCTGATTTccagaggtgttttccaaccttaattattTCTGGGCACAGTGATAAATGCAACCAGGGCGAAGAATTGCTGTTGGCTAAGGCAGCCCACGGGGCTGGGATTGGGCTGAGCCCCCCCTGACcgaagcagcagctgcacaagCTCAGGGCCTGACTGCGGCAGATCTTACTGTTCAGCTGGATGTGGGGCCATCGCTTTTTCAAACAGCtaattcaagagaaaaatagcACCATTAACCTAGGAATGATTTGCCTCTGGAAGCCGGGCACCGCTTCAAAGCCTGAGCAACCCATGCAAGATGGATGAGGGCGGCCAGGAAGGCTGGGAAAGAGATGCTAAGCAGAGTCCTctaatggtttgggtcagaaggaacctcaaagcccatacagttccacctcctgccatgggcagggacacctcccactggatcaggggctccaagccccatccaacctggccttgaacccctccagggatggggcagccaccgtttttctgggaaacctgggccagggtttTCCCACCCTcttcgtgaagaatttcttcttaatgtctaatctaaaccttcccccttccaatttaaagccattccccctcatcctatccctgccctccctgatcaaagagcccctccccagctttcctgcagcccctttccttactggaagctgctctaacatctcactggagccttctcttctccaggttgaacaaccccaactctctcagcctgtcctcctagcagagatgctccagccctcacatcatcttcgTGGTCTCCTCTagactcattccaacagttaCATATcgttcttatgttggggattccagaagcCTTGAAATAGCCAAACCCCAAATACTTGATGGGAATTGAAGATAATTTGCAGCTCAACACCATCTCTCCAAAGCCCACAAACCCACTTGCACAGGGCAGAGCCCGAGATGTTCTTCTACTGCCCCAAAATAACTCTGCAGGGACAGGTGCCTGGGCCTCTGTCAAACACCCACCCCTGCTCGTGTGGCCTTGGGGCGGTTATTTAAGGAAGGCACTGGTGGCAGCCAGCTCATTTGCAATGCTGTCACAAAAAATAACATGGTTTTGGGGGCTTATAGTGAAAAGGGAAGACTTCTCCCAACACCAGGGGCCCGTTCTCATGGCAAGGGTAGCCCAGAAAGCACAACCCTGGCACGAAGAGcaagagatcatagaatcatggaacggtttgagttggaagggacttcaaagatcatccagtcccaccccctgccatgggcagggagacctcccactggatcaggggctccaagccccatccaacctggccttgaacccctccagggatggggcagccaccactgctctgggcaacctgggccagggcctcctcaccctcacagcaaaacatttctccctgggatctcatctcaatctcccctcttgcagctcagaaccatttcccttgtcctatccctgccttccctgaccaagagcccctccccagctgtcctggagcccctttctgtactggaagctgctctgaggtctccacGCAgacttctctcctccaggctgaacaaccccaactctctcagcctgttcttgtacaggagctgctccagcccttgcaccatctccgtggcctcctctggactcgctccaacagctccatgtcctccctgtgctgaggactccagaactggacccagggctccaggtttggtctcaccagagcagagcagaggggcagaatcccctccctctgtgctggtccctctgctctggatgcagcccaggacacggttggtttctgggctgtgtaCATGAGGGTTTTTCATTGATAAAATGTGCCCATTCTCATCCTGCTCGTGTCGGGGAAGCAGATGAAGCCTCAGCACAGGCGAGATGCTGCGTCTGCAACAGGAGCTGTCGATACGGCTGCTCGCCACCACTAACCACCTATTCCCTCTCTCACTTTTGGTTCCGTAATAAATGTCCAATCTATCCCAATTACATTAGCTGCCATTTCAGTTCAttaagggaaggggaaaggctGCTCTCTGTGCTGGTTTCTCCAGAATATAACAGCCTGTGGCACCCGTCTGGGCTTCGCAAAGGAAAGGAGACGGCAGCCCCCTCCTCCATCATCACTGTCCCGTAGCTCCTACCAGCTCCTCATCCCATATAAGACCCTAAACCCCAACACTGAAGAACTTAAAATGACAAACCCCAGGCTCCTCTAAGTGCTCTGATCCCACAGTTCTTTCAGGCAGAATAACACAAGGGTGGTTTCACATAGAGACTGCTTTTCAGCACCCAGGGTCCAAAAATACGTCCCAGAGCTCTTTGGAAACCCCTGTCCCTACCATGCCCAGGTGACTCTGAAAACAAGACATCTGCTCGAGTCATccaacagcttctctggggTGTTTCTGCGTTGCCCTCAGCTGGTTTAAGACCCTGCAGTAGATGATAACCACAATGAAATCTTCAGCGCGGAGCCACAGAGACGCCTCTTTAATTAGCAAAATAGAAAACAGCCCTACAGAATCCAGCTCAAATGCGATTAGCGCTGGGCGAAGAGGAGGCCAAATGAGATTGCAGGCACAAAGCAAGGAGGAGATGGCGTGGCAGCGTGGGTCCAGGGCCAACCCCGTTCCCTGTGGGAGCAGCATCAGCCACGAGCCTGACCCATTCGTTACACTTTGGAGCTACTATTCAATCCATGCTCCCAGGAGGATGAGCGAGTGCAGGAGCCGAGCGTGGCTACAGGGCTTGAAACGCCTTGAAGAGATGCAGCGCCTTGCGTTCGAGCTGGGCACACACcccaaaaatcatagaatcatagaatcctagaatcaccaggttggaaaagacccaccggatcatcgagtccaaccattcccatcaatcactaacccatgtccctcagcacctcatccacccgtcccttaaacctctccagggaaggcgactcaaccccctccctgggcagcctctgccactgcccagtgaccctttccatgaaatactttttcctgatgtccagcctgaccctcccctggtggagcttgaggccattccctctcgtcctgtgccctgtcccttgggagaagagcccagctccctcctctccacaacctcctctcagggagttgcagagagcaatgaggtctcccctcagcctcctcttctccaggctaaacacccccagctctctcagacgctcctcgcgatccttgttctccagccccctcaccagcttcgttgctcttctctggactcgctccagagcctcaacatccttcttgtggtgaggggccagaactgaccccaggattcgaggagcggtctcaccagtgctgagtccagaggaaaAATGCACCTCAAGACCCTAACACTGTAAGAAGCAAGTTACCCCAAGACCCAGCAACACGTGTGATGCTTTGCAAGCTGGCGTGGTACAAGGTGACCACGTTCCTGTACCACTATTGCTCATCTCCTCCCCACCATATGAAGGTTATGGAACTTTTCTAAtggctccagaggaggctacagagatgatccaagggctggagcacctctggcATGAGAACAGGCTGCTTGTAAGGGAAAGTTGCCAAGAACAACGTGAGACGGCGCATGGGCACAGCCAGAccaaagctggggagaggcacaGCCTCATCTTGCTGCTGCCGGCTCCCTCTTCTCAAGAGGATTTACAGCTCATCACATCCCTCGTCTGCTTCAGACCCCACAATCTCATCTCAATTGCTCCTTCGGGACCTTGAGGACTTTCCCTCAGCTGGAAGCGTGGGCCCACGCCGTGACTGTGCTACTGATGATTTAGACATTGCTGCACTTGGAGATACTTTCTTATGGTTGAGTTTGAAGCCGTTACCGGGTCTGTGACGCCTCGGGGTTTAAAATACAAGGGTTTTACCTGGTGATGAAATGAGAAATGAGAGCACAGACGTCAGAGCATCACTGCTCGCTACAAGTGCACATGGCATCTGCAAAAGGAGGtgattttccccctctcctctgctcACATGAGATGCcagctggagtcctgtgtccagttctggaatcctcaatataagaaggagatgggactgttggaatgggtccagagggggctacaaggatgatccaagagctggagcaccttctgtatgaagacaggctgagagagttggggttgttcagcctggagaagagaaggctgctgggagaccttggagcaagttccagtatggaaaagggctgcaggaagggtttttacaagggcctggagtgacaggacaaggaggaacagCTTTAACttggaaggaggaggatttagatcagacattaggaagaaattcttcacaatgaaggtgcccacgttgcccagagcagtggtggctgccccatccctggaggggttcaaggccaggttggatggggcttggagcccctgatccagtgggaggtgtccctgcccatggcaggggtgggactggatgggctttgaggtcccttgcagcccaaaccgttccatgatctTTCTGCAGGGGAGATAGGTTTTTGCAAGCTCTGATGATAGGAAGGAACCTGCAAGGTCAGACTGGCCGGGCCCATCCTGTTTGTTAAAAACAGcattatctttttcctttttaaaccaGCTGGTGTTATATTTAACTCTCCTTGCCCCCACGAAGCACTTTGCTTTCAAGCTTGGTTTGCAACAAAAAGGCTGAAGAGTTAGAGGACACACTCAGTGACCGTTGTTTTTTCTAGGTATCACTTCTGTATGACCATCCTGATCTACTTCTTGCCACTTCTGGTGATTGGATGTGCCTACACAGTGGTCGGCATCACTCTCTGGGCAAGCGAGATACCTGGTGACAACTCTGACCGCTACCACGAGCAGGTCTCAGCTAAGCGGAAGGTAAGGAGCTCCGAGCATCGTAGGAGCCATAATTCATGCTCAATCCCAACTAGCAACAGCCAAAAATACTTTATTAGATGTGGAAACAGGTCGGGACTCATTATGCGGTTGTTGCTAATAGAGCAGAGTGACCTCCAGATGTGACCTCCATGAAGATACACGGTTTAACCAAGTTGTTGACCATGTGTTCCTGGCTAGAAAGGTCCCCAAGGCCAAAAGAGGCAGCGCCGTCTAGAGGGTGACACCTTGCCTGATGGATGACTTTGTTTCCCTgccctctcttcttcctcacagGTAGTGAAGATGATGATCATCGTGGTATGCACGTTCGCGCTGTGCTGGCTGCCCTACCACATCTACTTCACCCTGCAGTATTTCAACCCCGAGTGGTACCTGCAGAAGTTCATCCAGCAGGTCTACCTGGCTATCATGTGGCTGGCCATGAGCTCCACCATGTACAACCCCATCATCTACTGCTGCCTCAATGACAGGTGGGTTCCAGTGACTTTCAGCAGCATCTTGGTGCAATAGGATGGGGAAGAAGGTGAGATAGAGGCCACCTGATGGAAGAAAGTATGGATGGTTCTGTCCCATCCTGGAaaaagtggttgagtcaccatcccatGAGGGATTtgaaaggtgggtagatgaggtgctcagggatctggtttagtagtggacagggacggttggactcaataatctcgagggtcttttccaaccaatgattctattctattctattctatgatcctctgCCAGGGGCTGCGTCCTGATGCAAGAACAATACAATACTCACCTAAATAAGTCTTTCCTAAAGCCCCTGTTGGATTTCAGAGCAGGTATCAAAACAGTCCCAACTCCCAGCTGGGATTTATTGGtgattttctcttccttttagtgaaaagtaacattttttgttgttgtttagcAGCGCTTAGCTCTACCTTCCCACTCCTAGTGAAGTCCTTTTGCCATCTCCACATCCCTCACCCCTTCTTTTCCTTACTTCTTCTGTTCCCCCAGGTTTCGTGTGGGGTTCAAACATGCGTTTCAGTGGTGCCCGTTCATCAGTGCTGGCGAGTACGAGGGCCTGGAGATGAAGTCAGCCAGGTACCTGCAGACCCAGAGCAGCATGTACAAGGTCAGCCGGATAGAGACCACCGTGTCCTCAGCGGTTGGCACGGctgaagaggagctggaggagtgCAGCAAGGCCAAGCGTCTCTCCGTAGACATGACGTCCAATGGCTCATCCCGCAGTGACTCCAAAACAGTCTCTGAAAGCCTCAGCTTCTACTCCAACACGCTCACCTAGGCAGTTCCCCGGCTCCGTTGGCCACTCGCAAGGGTGCCACCATCCCCCTTCCCTCAACAGATGCTCTGCATATTAATCCATCCAGCATCATTACCCTGGTTTGTGATGTTCTGGCTTTTTTCCATGCTGTTTTACCGTCTCTTGCTGTGCCACTCGCTCACCATCCTTGGACCAGCCCAAGAGCAGAAGCTCTGGATTAGTCCCGTGTGCTCCACCGTGGCTCAAGACTGCACGCAAGGGCGGTTTGGCTGGCCTCTGCCTTGCTGCCTGTCCAACCAACCATGTACCAGGTGGTGGATAGGATGCAGAAATGGGACAGAGCTGGATTTTTCTCCTAAACCATATGTACAAGACTGTCAGGCATTTCCCTGCCCTTTGCAAGGTTGCAGGCATCTCCCAGAACATCCCAccccaaaggaaaatgaagcagTCCTGCACTTTCCTCCCATCGCTTTTAATTTCATTGTCTCTATCACTCTCGGTTGAAGATCCAGAGTGACATTCAGTTCAAAAATCCAGCAAGAAATGCTGTTTCCACCTTCAGGAACCTCCACATCCATGGGACACCAATCCAGGCGTTTCCACACAGTCTCAGCTCATCTCCAGCACCCACATCCCTCTGCACGATGGTTTTCCGTTGCCGCTCCACCACCCTGCTCATCAAAACAGGGCTCCCGAGGAGTTATTTCTGAACTGAGCCAGACTTTGGTTGCTGTTAATCAACCGTACGTGCCAAAAGCAATCACTGTGATTCCCCAAAAAGCCCAAGGTGGTGTCTCTGGGACAGACTTTGGAAGCCTGGGGAGgtctggagaagaagggacTGGTCAGACTGGAATGTTTTCCACAGCCTGG harbors:
- the LOC138731653 gene encoding substance-P receptor-like, which gives rise to MDNALPLEAELEHQWLLNTSLNESFSNQFVQPPWQVALWAVAYALIVVVSVVGNVVVMWIILAHKRMRTVTNYFLVNLAFAEASMSAFNTVVNFTYAIHNEWYYGLLYCKFHNFFPIAAVFASIYSMTAIALDRYMAIIHPLQPRLSATATKVVIGIIWLLAFLLAFPQGYYSVMEELPGRLVCLVEWPVHSTNVYGKTYHFCMTILIYFLPLLVIGCAYTVVGITLWASEIPGDNSDRYHEQVSAKRKVVKMMIIVVCTFALCWLPYHIYFTLQYFNPEWYLQKFIQQVYLAIMWLAMSSTMYNPIIYCCLNDRFRVGFKHAFQWCPFISAGEYEGLEMKSARYLQTQSSMYKVSRIETTVSSAVGTAEEELEECSKAKRLSVDMTSNGSSRSDSKTVSESLSFYSNTLT